The following are from one region of the Bacillus methanolicus MGA3 genome:
- a CDS encoding YdiK family protein — protein sequence MRQSPLISGIFYIMLGTLFTFFAIQNVNEAGWGFFTYLLVILATFDIGSGIRMIAFHFKIKNVNK from the coding sequence ATGAGGCAATCTCCCTTGATTTCAGGTATATTTTATATAATGCTTGGCACTTTATTCACCTTTTTTGCCATCCAAAATGTGAATGAAGCCGGCTGGGGATTTTTTACTTACTTGCTCGTGATATTAGCAACATTTGATATCGGATCAGGAATCAGAATGATTGCTTTTCATTTTAAGATTAAAAATGTCAACAAATAA
- a CDS encoding Flp pilus assembly protein CpaB, protein MLESKKRAGIFLILSFLLASVAGNLVLQKVRDLNAELGGMTKIYVAKGDIPARTLIKESQITTMEIPNKFVNKAHVTKKDELVNMVLVVPLSNGEIITKNMLKPFSNLRKENNRLVAMYPSEKVQFDQVIEALDRVDIIVSTKINGKPKTEIFMRDVPVAYAQGTGDKFAGVALEVSMEDAPKLIHIQNYADKVRVLKANVGKDDSADLTNESQESTEKKAAEQAAVKKQSMRIKHR, encoded by the coding sequence ATGTTGGAGTCAAAGAAAAGAGCCGGGATATTTTTAATCCTTTCCTTCCTTTTAGCTTCAGTGGCAGGAAACTTAGTCTTACAGAAGGTTAGAGATCTAAATGCTGAACTGGGAGGAATGACAAAAATTTATGTTGCCAAGGGAGACATTCCGGCACGGACTCTCATTAAGGAGAGTCAAATCACAACAATGGAAATTCCGAATAAGTTCGTGAATAAGGCACATGTAACGAAAAAAGACGAATTGGTGAACATGGTTCTGGTTGTTCCATTATCCAATGGAGAGATCATTACTAAAAATATGCTCAAGCCTTTTTCTAATTTACGTAAAGAAAACAATCGATTAGTGGCCATGTATCCTTCTGAGAAAGTCCAGTTTGATCAGGTGATCGAAGCCTTAGATAGAGTCGATATTATCGTTTCGACTAAAATCAACGGGAAACCGAAAACGGAAATTTTTATGAGAGATGTTCCGGTAGCATATGCACAAGGGACAGGAGATAAATTTGCAGGGGTTGCCTTGGAAGTAAGTATGGAGGATGCACCAAAACTGATACATATACAAAATTATGCAGATAAAGTTAGAGTGCTAAAAGCAAATGTAGGGAAGGACGATTCGGCGGACTTAACCAATGAATCGCAAGAAAGTACTGAAAAGAAGGCTGCTGAGCAAGCGGCAGTAAAGAAACAATCAATGCGAATTAAGCACAGATAA
- the groES gene encoding co-chaperone GroES — protein MLKPLGDRIVIELVETEEKTASGIVLPDTAKEKPQEGKVVAVGTGRVLDSGERVAIEVSVGDRIIFSKYAGTEVKYDGKEYLILRESDILAVVE, from the coding sequence TTGTTAAAGCCACTAGGTGATCGCATTGTAATTGAGCTTGTTGAAACAGAAGAAAAAACTGCAAGCGGTATCGTTTTACCAGACACTGCGAAAGAAAAGCCTCAAGAAGGTAAAGTAGTAGCTGTTGGAACCGGCCGTGTTCTTGACAGCGGTGAGCGTGTAGCAATTGAGGTTTCTGTAGGCGATCGCATTATCTTCTCAAAATACGCTGGTACAGAAGTAAAGTATGATGGCAAGGAATATCTAATTTTGCGTGAAAGCGACATTCTCGCTGTCGTAGAGTAA
- the rimI gene encoding ribosomal protein S18-alanine N-acetyltransferase: MNDSLMFRFMEEKDIDQVLQIEHASFTLPWSREAFYNELTKNQFAVYIVLEDHEKVVGYCGMWVVVDEAHITNIALLPEYRGKKLGEALLRKVVEIAREYGAKTMTLEVRVTNYVAQSLYRKLGFQNGAIRKNYYTDNQEDALVMWVNL, from the coding sequence ATGAATGACTCTTTAATGTTTCGTTTTATGGAAGAAAAAGATATTGACCAGGTATTGCAGATTGAACATGCATCTTTTACTCTCCCTTGGAGCCGGGAAGCTTTTTATAATGAGCTAACGAAAAATCAATTTGCTGTTTATATTGTTCTCGAAGATCATGAAAAAGTTGTTGGCTATTGCGGAATGTGGGTTGTTGTAGATGAGGCCCACATTACAAATATTGCTCTTCTTCCGGAATATAGAGGGAAAAAGCTTGGAGAAGCTTTATTGCGTAAAGTAGTGGAGATTGCAAGGGAGTATGGGGCTAAGACGATGACATTAGAAGTCAGGGTCACGAATTATGTTGCACAATCACTATATCGAAAGCTTGGTTTTCAAAATGGAGCAATACGAAAAAACTATTATACAGATAACCAGGAAGATGCGTTAGTAATGTGGGTGAATTTATGA
- the moaC gene encoding cyclic pyranopterin monophosphate synthase MoaC, producing MAEFTHFNEEGRAKMVDVSSKPETVRTALAHSSITVNKEIYEKITGNKMKKGDVLAVAQVAAVMAAKKTWEIIPMCHPIPLTGVDISFSWKNDQENYTLNILASVKTKGSTGVEMEALTAASVCALTIYDMCKAIDKGMVIGKTYLVEKTGGKNGDYFREKGSK from the coding sequence ATGGCGGAGTTCACTCATTTCAATGAAGAAGGCAGAGCGAAAATGGTAGATGTGAGTAGTAAACCGGAAACGGTTCGAACTGCATTAGCTCATTCGAGTATTACAGTAAATAAAGAAATATACGAAAAAATTACAGGGAATAAAATGAAAAAAGGGGATGTACTGGCAGTTGCTCAAGTTGCTGCAGTGATGGCAGCAAAAAAAACATGGGAAATCATTCCAATGTGCCATCCTATTCCTCTTACAGGAGTAGATATTTCATTTTCCTGGAAGAATGATCAGGAAAACTATACTCTAAATATTTTAGCTTCGGTTAAAACAAAGGGGAGTACAGGAGTAGAGATGGAAGCACTAACGGCAGCTTCTGTCTGTGCTCTTACGATTTATGATATGTGTAAAGCCATCGACAAAGGTATGGTTATTGGAAAGACGTATTTAGTTGAAAAAACAGGCGGAAAAAATGGAGATTATTTTAGAGAGAAAGGAAGTAAATAA
- a CDS encoding CPBP family intramembrane glutamic endopeptidase — MKKEYWFILIAYIAMQLSSLIGIPLITFLGAFFGKNIREMEVLAVPYWLVISFTVTLIIVLLLLRKEIITGSNTRNAASAISSFFWSVGGVFLALFAQSIAANFERLIGIKMGSENTQQIISIIESFPFVILVSSFIGPILEEIVFRKIIFGALHKRLNFFLSALISSVIFALAHFEPEHIILYSTMGFTFAYLYVKTQRIIVPIIAHVTMNTFVVLIQSVYREDIERILRDMEKIQSLIGGF; from the coding sequence TTGAAAAAGGAATATTGGTTCATATTAATAGCGTATATTGCCATGCAGCTGTCCAGTCTAATTGGGATTCCGTTAATTACTTTTTTAGGAGCTTTCTTCGGCAAAAACATCAGGGAAATGGAAGTACTCGCGGTCCCTTATTGGCTGGTCATCAGTTTTACCGTTACATTAATCATTGTTCTTTTGTTATTGAGAAAAGAAATTATAACAGGTTCAAATACAAGAAATGCAGCCTCCGCAATTTCTTCGTTCTTTTGGTCTGTCGGCGGCGTCTTCCTGGCCCTTTTTGCCCAATCCATTGCCGCCAATTTTGAAAGACTAATCGGAATTAAAATGGGTTCGGAAAATACTCAGCAAATTATTAGCATTATTGAGTCTTTTCCTTTTGTTATTTTAGTAAGTTCGTTTATTGGCCCGATTTTAGAGGAAATTGTTTTTCGCAAAATTATTTTCGGAGCGCTTCATAAGAGGCTGAACTTCTTTCTGTCCGCACTGATCAGTTCTGTCATTTTCGCTCTGGCCCATTTTGAACCCGAGCATATTATTTTATATTCTACAATGGGCTTTACGTTTGCATATCTTTATGTTAAAACGCAACGAATTATCGTTCCCATTATTGCCCATGTAACAATGAATACATTCGTCGTGTTGATTCAGTCCGTTTACAGAGAAGATATTGAGAGAATTCTGCGCGATATGGAAAAAATACAAAGTCTTATTGGAGGATTTTAG
- a CDS encoding ABC-F family ATP-binding cassette domain-containing protein, protein MILLQVNQLTKYYGADLILSNIKLEIQNRDRIALVGRNGAGKSTLLKIIAGHLSYDSGEIIKPKDVSIGYLAQNTGLESDLTIWDEMMAVFESLQKMEKELRKLEEKMADPAVFENPSAYERILKEYDLLQIQFKEQGGYQYEADIRSVLHGLNFHEYDHTTKISSLSGGQKTRLALGKLLLTKPDILILDEPTNHLDIETLSWLEQYLQNYDGAVLIVSHDRYFLDKVVTQVYEISRHQIQKYHGNYSSYLQQKAENFEREMKQYEKQQEEISKLQEFIARNLARASTTKRAQSRRKQLEKMEIMDRPLSDEKSASFSFDIERQSGNDVLKVHDLAVGYKENKVSENISFRITRGDSIALVGPNGIGKSTLLKTIVKKLPALSGEIQYGSNVTIGYYDQEQADLTSNKRVLNELWDEHPLKTEKEIRTVLGNFLFSGDDVLKPVSSLSGGEKARLALAKLMMQKANFLVLDEPTNHLDLDSKEILENALIDYPGTILFVSHDRYFINRIATKVLELSQNGAVEYLGDYDYFLEKKQEKEEIRALEQQQTETTEPIKQEKNTYQQDKEAKKLERQRKRRIEEIEALIESLEEQITNNNQLLCEPEIYQDHEKVMEINLQNEKAKSELEALLEEWAELAE, encoded by the coding sequence ATGATTTTATTACAAGTTAATCAACTAACAAAATATTATGGTGCTGACCTTATTTTATCGAATATAAAGCTTGAAATACAAAACCGTGACAGAATTGCCCTTGTCGGAAGAAACGGCGCAGGAAAATCTACCCTATTAAAAATTATTGCCGGGCATCTGTCGTACGATTCAGGCGAGATTATCAAGCCAAAGGATGTTTCAATCGGATATTTAGCACAAAATACTGGACTTGAATCCGATTTGACCATTTGGGATGAAATGATGGCTGTTTTTGAATCGCTGCAAAAAATGGAAAAAGAGCTGCGAAAATTAGAAGAAAAAATGGCAGACCCGGCTGTGTTCGAAAATCCATCTGCCTACGAACGTATACTCAAAGAGTACGATCTTTTACAAATTCAGTTTAAAGAGCAAGGCGGTTATCAATATGAAGCGGATATCCGGTCTGTCCTTCACGGGCTTAATTTTCATGAATATGATCATACGACTAAAATATCAAGTCTGAGCGGGGGCCAGAAAACAAGACTTGCCCTTGGAAAGCTGCTTTTAACAAAGCCGGATATTTTGATCTTGGACGAGCCGACTAACCACCTTGATATTGAAACATTATCGTGGCTTGAGCAATATTTGCAAAATTATGATGGAGCAGTATTGATCGTTTCCCATGACCGATACTTCTTAGATAAGGTCGTAACTCAGGTTTATGAAATTTCACGCCATCAAATCCAAAAATATCATGGCAATTACAGTTCATATCTCCAGCAAAAGGCCGAAAACTTTGAACGAGAAATGAAGCAGTATGAAAAACAACAGGAAGAAATATCAAAATTACAGGAATTTATTGCGAGAAATCTGGCCCGTGCATCAACAACAAAGAGAGCACAAAGCAGGCGTAAACAACTCGAAAAAATGGAGATCATGGACCGTCCTCTCAGCGATGAAAAGTCTGCTTCTTTTTCCTTTGACATTGAACGCCAAAGCGGAAATGATGTGCTTAAAGTTCATGATCTCGCCGTAGGATACAAAGAAAATAAGGTTTCAGAAAATATCTCATTCCGGATCACCCGCGGAGACAGCATCGCTTTAGTCGGTCCAAACGGAATCGGAAAATCTACTTTATTAAAAACAATTGTCAAAAAACTACCCGCTCTTTCAGGAGAAATTCAATACGGTTCAAATGTAACAATAGGCTACTATGACCAGGAACAAGCTGATCTAACGTCGAATAAACGGGTTTTAAATGAATTATGGGATGAACATCCATTAAAGACTGAAAAAGAAATCCGTACAGTGCTTGGAAATTTCTTGTTTTCTGGGGACGATGTACTAAAACCCGTTTCTTCTTTAAGCGGAGGAGAAAAGGCAAGGCTCGCCCTGGCAAAATTAATGATGCAAAAAGCCAATTTTCTTGTTCTCGACGAACCAACTAACCATCTTGATTTAGACAGCAAGGAAATTCTCGAGAATGCTTTAATTGATTATCCAGGAACGATTCTATTTGTATCCCATGATAGGTATTTCATTAACCGGATTGCAACGAAAGTTCTGGAGCTCAGTCAAAATGGAGCCGTTGAATATTTAGGCGATTATGATTATTTTTTAGAAAAGAAACAGGAAAAAGAAGAAATTCGTGCGCTTGAGCAACAGCAAACAGAAACGACTGAGCCTATAAAACAAGAAAAAAACACATATCAGCAAGACAAAGAAGCCAAAAAGCTTGAAAGACAGCGCAAAAGGCGGATTGAGGAGATTGAAGCCCTAATTGAATCACTAGAAGAACAAATAACTAATAATAACCAGCTTCTTTGTGAACCGGAAATCTATCAAGATCATGAAAAAGTGATGGAAATCAATCTGCAAAATGAAAAAGCAAAGTCAGAGCTTGAAGCTCTATTGGAAGAATGGGCAGAGCTTGCTGAATAG
- a CDS encoding redox-sensing transcriptional repressor Rex: MSNELVKIPQATAKRLPLYYRFLKNLHSSGKQKVSSAELSEAVKVDSATIRRDFSYFGALGKKGYGYNVSYLLSFFRKALDQDELTKVALIGVGNLGTALLNYSILKNNNTKIEIAFDIDQNKVGTKVGQVPVYHMDELEKKLIETDVQVAILTVPVPEAQPVTDRLVQANVKGILNFTPARLNVPSTIRVHHIDLAVELQSLVYFLKHYPSEEA, from the coding sequence ATGTCAAACGAATTGGTGAAAATTCCTCAAGCAACTGCAAAGAGGCTGCCTTTATATTATCGCTTTTTGAAAAACCTGCATTCTTCCGGAAAACAAAAGGTTTCATCGGCTGAACTAAGTGAAGCTGTAAAAGTAGATTCAGCAACAATTCGCAGGGACTTTTCTTATTTTGGTGCTCTAGGAAAAAAAGGATATGGATACAATGTGAGCTATCTGCTGTCTTTTTTTCGCAAAGCACTTGATCAGGATGAGCTGACAAAAGTAGCTTTAATCGGAGTTGGGAATTTAGGGACTGCACTCTTAAATTATAGTATACTTAAAAACAACAACACGAAAATTGAAATCGCTTTTGACATTGATCAAAACAAAGTGGGAACAAAGGTAGGGCAAGTACCTGTCTATCATATGGATGAACTTGAAAAAAAATTGATCGAAACGGATGTCCAAGTTGCAATTTTAACCGTTCCTGTACCGGAAGCACAACCGGTTACAGACCGACTTGTTCAGGCAAATGTAAAAGGTATTTTAAACTTTACTCCGGCAAGATTAAATGTTCCGTCAACGATCCGTGTCCATCATATCGATTTAGCGGTAGAATTGCAGTCATTAGTTTATTTCTTAAAGCACTATCCGTCAGAAGAGGCTTAA
- the tsaB gene encoding tRNA (adenosine(37)-N6)-threonylcarbamoyltransferase complex dimerization subunit type 1 TsaB, protein MNVLAIDTSNYPLGIAIINEEKVMGEYITNVKKNHSIRVMPAIEALVKECDLTPADLTKVVVAKGPGSYTGVRIGVTIAKTLAWILNIPLVGISSLAVIASGVGRYFNGYVSPLFDARRGQIYTGLYQYQNGKLVTIKNDEIILTEDWVNQLRGLDKSILFVGNDLPLHQVAIKKALEEKAVFAEITEHNPRPSELAFLGKDKPGEDIHSFVPNYIRLAEAEAKWLESKKNQ, encoded by the coding sequence ATGAATGTATTAGCCATCGATACATCTAATTATCCTTTAGGGATTGCCATTATCAATGAAGAGAAAGTAATGGGCGAATATATTACGAATGTTAAGAAAAACCATTCGATCAGAGTAATGCCTGCTATTGAAGCTTTAGTAAAGGAATGTGATTTAACTCCTGCGGATTTAACAAAAGTTGTTGTTGCAAAAGGTCCAGGTTCTTATACGGGAGTTCGAATCGGAGTTACAATTGCGAAAACACTGGCATGGATATTAAATATCCCGCTTGTTGGAATTTCCAGCCTAGCAGTGATTGCTTCCGGAGTGGGCAGATATTTTAATGGGTATGTATCACCGCTATTTGATGCGAGAAGAGGACAAATCTATACCGGGTTATACCAATATCAAAATGGCAAGCTGGTTACCATCAAAAACGACGAGATCATTTTAACTGAGGATTGGGTAAATCAATTAAGGGGACTTGATAAATCGATTCTTTTTGTGGGAAATGACCTCCCACTCCATCAAGTTGCTATTAAAAAAGCTCTTGAGGAAAAGGCAGTTTTTGCTGAAATAACGGAACATAATCCGCGGCCTTCCGAGTTGGCTTTTTTAGGAAAGGATAAACCAGGAGAAGATATTCACTCTTTTGTACCGAATTATATCAGGTTGGCTGAAGCCGAGGCAAAATGGCTTGAATCGAAGAAAAACCAATAA
- the tsaE gene encoding tRNA (adenosine(37)-N6)-threonylcarbamoyltransferase complex ATPase subunit type 1 TsaE, whose amino-acid sequence MKQYEYLSGGTCDTLEFSKQLSKFLKPGDVLALEGDLGAGKTTFTKGLAEGLGIRKNVNSPTFTIIKEYHGRLPLYHMDVYRVEDAYEDLGFDEYFEGDGVTVVEWAHLIEEQLPSEILTISIYREDNEKRRIVLQPKGKRYEELCKEIFS is encoded by the coding sequence ATGAAACAATATGAATATCTCTCCGGAGGAACGTGCGATACGCTGGAATTTTCGAAGCAGCTTTCAAAATTTTTAAAACCAGGTGATGTTCTTGCTCTTGAAGGAGATTTAGGAGCCGGAAAAACGACTTTTACAAAAGGGTTGGCAGAAGGGCTGGGAATTAGGAAAAACGTAAATAGCCCAACATTTACGATTATTAAAGAATACCATGGAAGACTGCCTCTTTATCATATGGATGTATACCGGGTCGAAGACGCTTATGAAGACTTGGGCTTTGATGAGTATTTTGAGGGAGATGGAGTAACAGTTGTTGAGTGGGCTCATCTTATTGAAGAACAGCTTCCATCTGAAATATTAACAATTTCTATATACCGGGAAGATAATGAAAAAAGGCGTATCGTTTTACAGCCAAAAGGGAAGCGTTACGAGGAATTATGTAAGGAGATTTTTTCATGA
- the tsaD gene encoding tRNA (adenosine(37)-N6)-threonylcarbamoyltransferase complex transferase subunit TsaD, producing the protein MKKDQWIMGIETSCDETAVAIIKNGREIAANIVASQIESHKRFGGVVPEIASRHHVEQITIVLEEAMKQAGISYGDLDAIAVTEGPGLVGALLIGVNAAKAIAFAHSIPLVGVHHIAGHIYANRLVAEMKFPLLSLVVSGGHTELVYMKEHGHFEVIGETRDDAAGEAYDKVARTLNLPYPGGPHIDRLAHNGEPKIELPRAWLEEDSYDFSFSGLKSAVINVIHNAEQRGDKIAPEDLAASFQASVIDVLVTKTVKAAKAYEVKQVVLAGGVAANTGLRTALEESFKELPDIELIIPPLSLCTDNAAMIAAAGSVLFEKGKRADLALNASPGLDITIHN; encoded by the coding sequence ATGAAAAAAGATCAATGGATTATGGGAATTGAAACGAGCTGTGATGAAACAGCGGTGGCGATTATTAAAAACGGCCGGGAGATTGCGGCTAATATTGTCGCATCGCAAATTGAAAGCCATAAGAGATTTGGCGGCGTTGTTCCTGAAATAGCTTCCCGCCATCATGTCGAACAAATAACCATCGTATTAGAAGAAGCGATGAAACAGGCAGGCATCTCATACGGAGATCTTGATGCCATTGCTGTGACGGAAGGCCCCGGTTTGGTTGGAGCACTTTTGATAGGAGTAAATGCAGCAAAGGCTATTGCCTTTGCCCATTCAATTCCCCTAGTTGGGGTGCACCATATCGCTGGCCATATTTATGCAAATCGGCTTGTAGCTGAAATGAAGTTCCCGCTTTTGTCCCTTGTTGTATCGGGCGGCCATACAGAGCTTGTATATATGAAAGAACATGGCCATTTTGAAGTGATTGGAGAAACAAGAGATGATGCTGCTGGTGAGGCATATGATAAAGTGGCAAGAACATTAAACTTGCCTTATCCAGGAGGGCCGCATATAGATCGGCTTGCACATAATGGCGAGCCTAAAATTGAGCTGCCGAGAGCCTGGCTCGAAGAAGACTCGTATGATTTCAGTTTCAGCGGATTAAAATCAGCTGTTATTAACGTGATTCATAACGCGGAACAGCGCGGAGATAAGATTGCACCGGAGGATTTGGCAGCCAGTTTTCAGGCAAGTGTGATTGATGTTCTGGTAACCAAAACGGTAAAAGCAGCAAAAGCTTATGAAGTAAAGCAAGTGGTACTGGCAGGCGGAGTAGCTGCCAACACGGGTTTAAGAACTGCATTAGAGGAATCATTTAAGGAATTACCAGATATCGAACTAATTATACCTCCGCTTTCTCTTTGCACGGATAATGCTGCCATGATTGCTGCGGCAGGAAGCGTGTTGTTTGAAAAAGGAAAACGGGCAGATTTGGCTCTAAATGCAAGTCCGGGCTTAGATATAACAATCCACAACTAA
- the groL gene encoding chaperonin GroEL (60 kDa chaperone family; promotes refolding of misfolded polypeptides especially under stressful conditions; forms two stacked rings of heptamers to form a barrel-shaped 14mer; ends can be capped by GroES; misfolded proteins enter the barrel where they are refolded when GroES binds), with translation MAKEIKFSEDARRAMLRGVDALANAVKVTLGPKGRNVVLEKKFGSPLITNDGVTIAKEIELEDAFENMGAKLVAEVASKTNDVAGDGTTTATVLAQAMIREGLKNVTAGANPMGLRKGIEKAVAKAVEELKAISKPIEGKESIAQVASISAADEEVGQIIAEAMERVGKDGVITIEESKGFTTELDVVEGMQFDRGYASPYMVTDSDKMEAVLENPYILITDKKITSIQDILPVLEQVVQQGKPLLIVAEDVEGEALATLVVNKLRGTFNAVAVKAPGFGDRRKAMLEDIAILTGGEVISEELGRDLKSATINSLGRASKVVVTKENTTIVEGAGDSAQIASRVNQIRLQLEESTSEFDREKLQERLAKLAGGVAVIKVGAATETELKERKLRIEDALNATRAAVEEGIVAGGGTALLNVYNKVASIEAEGDVATGVNIVLRAMEEPVRQIAQNAGLEGSVIVERLKGEKVGVGFNAATGEWVNMIEAGIVDPTKVTRSALQNAGSVAAMFLTTEAVVADKPEENKGPAMPDMNGMM, from the coding sequence ATGGCAAAAGAGATTAAATTCAGTGAAGATGCACGTCGTGCGATGCTTCGCGGTGTAGATGCTCTTGCAAATGCAGTAAAAGTGACTCTTGGACCAAAAGGACGCAACGTGGTTCTTGAGAAAAAATTTGGTTCTCCGTTAATTACAAATGACGGTGTAACAATTGCGAAAGAAATTGAGTTAGAAGATGCTTTTGAAAACATGGGTGCTAAGCTTGTTGCAGAAGTAGCAAGCAAAACAAATGATGTAGCCGGTGACGGTACAACTACTGCTACTGTTCTTGCTCAAGCAATGATCCGTGAAGGCCTTAAAAACGTAACAGCTGGCGCTAACCCAATGGGGCTTCGTAAAGGTATCGAAAAAGCGGTTGCGAAAGCTGTTGAAGAATTAAAAGCTATTTCTAAGCCAATCGAAGGAAAAGAATCTATCGCACAAGTTGCTTCTATTTCTGCTGCTGACGAAGAAGTTGGTCAAATTATCGCTGAAGCAATGGAACGCGTTGGCAAAGACGGCGTAATCACAATCGAAGAATCTAAAGGCTTCACAACTGAATTAGATGTTGTAGAAGGTATGCAATTCGACCGTGGATACGCTTCTCCTTACATGGTAACTGATTCTGACAAAATGGAAGCAGTTCTTGAAAATCCTTATATCTTAATCACAGACAAAAAAATCACCAGCATTCAAGATATCCTTCCTGTACTTGAGCAAGTTGTTCAACAAGGCAAACCATTATTGATTGTTGCTGAAGATGTTGAAGGTGAAGCACTTGCTACATTAGTAGTGAACAAACTTCGCGGAACATTCAATGCAGTAGCTGTTAAGGCTCCTGGTTTCGGTGACCGCCGCAAAGCTATGCTTGAAGACATCGCAATCTTGACTGGCGGTGAAGTGATCTCTGAAGAGCTTGGCCGTGACTTGAAATCTGCAACAATCAATTCTTTAGGACGCGCTTCTAAAGTTGTTGTAACGAAAGAAAATACAACAATCGTAGAAGGTGCCGGCGATTCTGCACAAATCGCTTCTCGTGTTAACCAAATCCGACTTCAATTAGAAGAATCTACTTCTGAATTCGATCGTGAAAAATTACAAGAACGCTTAGCTAAATTGGCAGGCGGTGTAGCGGTAATCAAAGTTGGTGCGGCTACTGAAACTGAGTTAAAAGAACGCAAACTTCGTATCGAAGATGCATTAAACGCAACTCGTGCTGCTGTTGAAGAAGGTATTGTAGCCGGTGGTGGTACTGCACTTCTTAATGTATACAATAAAGTTGCTTCTATCGAGGCTGAAGGCGATGTTGCTACAGGTGTTAACATTGTTTTACGTGCAATGGAAGAACCTGTACGTCAAATCGCTCAAAACGCTGGCCTTGAAGGTTCTGTAATCGTTGAACGCTTAAAAGGTGAAAAAGTTGGTGTAGGCTTCAACGCTGCTACTGGCGAATGGGTAAATATGATCGAAGCTGGTATCGTTGATCCAACAAAAGTTACTCGTTCTGCTCTTCAAAACGCTGGATCTGTTGCGGCTATGTTCTTAACAACTGAAGCAGTTGTTGCTGACAAACCAGAAGAAAACAAAGGTCCTGCAATGCCTGACATGAACGGCATGATGTAA